One Actinospica robiniae DSM 44927 genomic region harbors:
- a CDS encoding uracil-DNA glycosylase yields MTTDELTAPTDLHLPPLPASWRQALSAEIEKPYYRELDAFVAAERAAHQVFPPREEVFAALEATAYEDVRVVLLGQDPYHDDGQAHGLCFSVRPGVRVPPSLRNMYKELNADLGLPIPANGDLRPWTKQGVLLLNTVLTVRAHEANSHKKRGWETFTDAVIRAVSAREQPVVFVLWGGPAKTKTALIDTGKHRVIEGVHPSPLSANKGFHGSRPYSAVNEALGELGYSPVDWTL; encoded by the coding sequence GTGACTACCGATGAGCTGACCGCGCCCACCGATCTGCACCTGCCGCCGCTGCCCGCGTCCTGGCGTCAGGCCCTGAGCGCGGAGATCGAGAAGCCGTACTACCGCGAGCTCGACGCCTTCGTCGCGGCCGAGCGCGCGGCGCACCAGGTCTTCCCCCCGCGCGAAGAGGTCTTCGCCGCGCTCGAGGCCACCGCGTACGAGGACGTCCGGGTCGTGCTGCTCGGCCAGGACCCGTACCACGACGACGGCCAGGCGCACGGCCTGTGCTTCTCGGTCCGGCCGGGCGTGCGCGTCCCGCCGTCGCTGCGCAACATGTACAAGGAGCTCAACGCGGACCTCGGGCTGCCGATCCCGGCGAACGGCGACCTGCGCCCCTGGACCAAGCAGGGCGTGCTGCTGCTCAACACGGTGCTCACGGTCCGCGCGCACGAGGCCAACTCGCACAAGAAGCGCGGCTGGGAGACCTTCACCGACGCGGTGATCCGCGCCGTGAGTGCGCGCGAGCAGCCGGTCGTGTTCGTGCTTTGGGGCGGCCCGGCCAAGACCAAGACGGCCTTGATCGACACCGGCAAGCATCGGGTGATAGAAGGCGTGCACCCCTCGCCGCTCTCGGCTAACAAGGGCTTCCACGGCTCGCGGCCGTACTCCGCGGTCAACGAGGCGCTGGGCGAGCTCGGCTACTCGCCGGTCGACTGGACGCTGTGA
- a CDS encoding DUF4232 domain-containing protein codes for MTMSRGQFIAVTAVLAAAVMAGSGYLAYASVGGSSTPPQSLPPATGSSATASADGSPVTVPTLTATVGASASASPSAAASASASASAPAAPGCGDDAITVSLGQGQGAAGHVSVLLLFTNSSGQTCTLQGYPGAELVDPSGTLKPLDAVRKLTGNMGGAVGLAKPPLVTLAVGQTVSAVLEWSDVPSGDSSASCYTSADTLEATPPNSKRSTTLALGSSATVCGAFQVHPVLPLIGNAPAS; via the coding sequence ATGACCATGAGCAGAGGTCAGTTCATCGCCGTGACGGCCGTGCTCGCGGCGGCCGTGATGGCCGGGTCGGGGTATCTGGCGTACGCGTCGGTGGGCGGTTCGTCCACGCCCCCGCAGAGCCTGCCGCCGGCCACCGGATCCAGCGCGACCGCGAGCGCGGACGGCTCGCCGGTCACCGTGCCGACGCTGACCGCGACCGTCGGCGCGAGCGCGTCGGCGTCGCCGAGCGCTGCCGCCTCCGCATCCGCGTCGGCCTCCGCCCCGGCGGCGCCCGGCTGCGGTGACGACGCCATCACGGTGAGCCTCGGCCAGGGCCAGGGCGCCGCCGGGCACGTCAGCGTCCTGCTGCTGTTCACCAACTCCTCCGGCCAGACCTGCACGCTGCAGGGGTATCCGGGCGCGGAGCTGGTGGACCCGAGCGGCACGCTCAAGCCGCTCGACGCCGTGCGGAAGCTGACCGGCAACATGGGCGGCGCGGTCGGCCTGGCCAAGCCGCCGCTGGTGACGCTCGCGGTCGGGCAGACCGTCTCGGCCGTGCTGGAATGGTCCGACGTGCCCTCGGGCGACTCGTCCGCGTCCTGCTACACCTCGGCCGACACGCTCGAGGCGACCCCGCCCAACTCGAAGCGGAGCACCACGCTCGCGCTCGGTTCCTCCGCGACGGTGTGCGGCGCCTTCCAGGTGCACCCGGTGCTGCCGCTGATCGGGAACGCCCCGGCCTCCTGA
- a CDS encoding VIT1/CCC1 transporter family protein translates to MPEAADKPHSPRTPGPPPAHHHRDVSGGWLRPAVFGAMDGLVTNVSLISGVGAGGGSVHTVALTGVAGLVAGAFSMATGEYVSVSSQNELVQAEVAKERNELKRNPIGERAELAAAFVAQGVEPELARKVVEQISAQPDHGLTLHVREELGVDPHDLPSPLTAAGASFASFTLGAIIPLAPYLFGSQLLWLALVLAALGALIGGGAVGKLTSRPVWFSALRQLLLAAVAAGATYLIGNLIGTGVG, encoded by the coding sequence TTGCCTGAGGCAGCCGACAAACCGCACTCCCCGCGCACCCCGGGACCGCCGCCCGCGCACCACCACCGCGACGTGTCCGGGGGCTGGCTGCGCCCGGCCGTCTTCGGCGCGATGGACGGCCTGGTCACCAACGTCTCGCTGATCAGCGGGGTGGGCGCGGGCGGCGGCTCGGTCCACACGGTGGCGCTGACCGGCGTGGCCGGCCTGGTGGCCGGCGCGTTCTCCATGGCGACCGGCGAGTACGTCTCGGTCTCCTCGCAGAACGAGCTGGTGCAGGCCGAAGTGGCCAAGGAGCGCAACGAGCTCAAGCGCAACCCGATCGGCGAGCGGGCCGAGCTGGCCGCCGCGTTCGTGGCGCAGGGTGTCGAGCCCGAGCTCGCCCGCAAAGTGGTCGAGCAGATCTCGGCCCAGCCGGACCACGGCCTGACCCTGCACGTGCGCGAGGAGCTCGGCGTCGACCCGCACGACCTGCCCTCGCCGTTGACTGCGGCCGGCGCGTCGTTCGCGTCCTTCACCCTCGGCGCGATCATCCCGCTCGCGCCCTACCTCTTCGGCTCGCAGCTGCTCTGGCTGGCCCTGGTGCTGGCGGCGCTGGGCGCGCTGATCGGCGGCGGCGCGGTGGGCAAGCTGACCTCGCGGCCGGTCTGGTTCAGCGCGCTGCGCCAGCTGCTGCTCGCCGCCGTCGCGGCCGGTGCCACCTACCTCATCGGCAATCTCATCGGCACCGGCGTCGGCTGA
- a CDS encoding O-methyltransferase — protein sequence MTAIPVPITPELHAYLLAHTSPRDDVQNWLIERTAELGGVARMQIAPEQGVLLTMLTRLTRARVAVEVGTFTGYSSICIARGLAEGGKLICCDISEEWTGIAREAWDRAGLTERMDLRIAPALETLEALPAEEHIDFAFVDADKQPYWEYHSALITRLRPGGIIAFDNTFRSGEVVDSRRAAAGEDGDPDPGALHVFNERLVADERVEVVMLPIADGLTVAQKR from the coding sequence ATGACTGCTATCCCGGTGCCGATCACACCCGAGCTGCACGCCTATCTCCTCGCCCACACCTCGCCCCGCGACGACGTGCAGAACTGGCTGATCGAGCGCACCGCCGAGCTCGGCGGCGTCGCCCGGATGCAGATCGCGCCGGAACAGGGCGTGCTGCTGACCATGCTGACCCGGCTCACCCGGGCGCGGGTCGCGGTGGAGGTGGGCACCTTCACCGGATACTCCTCGATCTGCATCGCCCGCGGGCTGGCCGAGGGCGGCAAGCTGATCTGCTGCGACATCAGCGAGGAGTGGACCGGCATCGCCCGCGAGGCCTGGGACCGCGCCGGACTGACCGAGCGGATGGACCTGCGCATCGCCCCGGCGCTCGAGACGCTCGAGGCGCTGCCGGCCGAGGAGCACATCGACTTCGCCTTCGTGGACGCGGACAAGCAGCCCTACTGGGAGTATCACAGCGCCCTGATCACCCGGCTGCGCCCGGGCGGGATCATCGCGTTCGACAACACCTTCCGCAGCGGCGAGGTGGTCGACTCGCGCCGCGCCGCGGCCGGCGAGGACGGCGACCCGGATCCCGGCGCCCTGCACGTGTTCAACGAGCGGCTGGTCGCGGACGAGCGGGTCGAGGTGGTCATGCTGCCGATCGCGGACGGGCTCACCGTCGCGCAGAAGCGTTAG